One Mya arenaria isolate MELC-2E11 chromosome 5, ASM2691426v1 genomic window carries:
- the LOC128235145 gene encoding homeobox protein vab-7-like has translation MISPAVTSVTDMPTVVQQKPFHRPGFPPEYPTVPSPIERGHSCPTSPASPCSTSSEHDSSLEKSAPMDSDHSDEGNMEGHQFYRNPHAMDNDMSGLDNGVRRYRTAFTKEQIGLLEREFSKENYVSRPKRCELAKQLNLPESTIKVWFQNRRMKDKRQRMAITWPYGIAPDPQIYAYLAAAAATYPYALPNPASPYPSFPHPGLYQSPASSAFSPLTAPAAHMKPMFDTLPPFPGSLGVPSSLDRLPTSLPTSSEHATMDSLSHRYKAESASLNGFPSMSTLKSSCPCGLPTCSLSNGIHPSFPTSLPSSLPGGLHPALHSSLSTSLPGFMTSPLNPLFSKGDMGKH, from the exons ATGATTTCACCAGCAGTAACATCAGTTACCGACATGCCGACCGTCGTGCAACAGAAGCCGTTCCATCGTCCCGGATTCCCGCCGGAGTACCCGACGGTGCCGTCACCCATCGAGCGCGGCCATAGCTGCCCGACTTCGCCTGCATCTCCCTGTTCTACGTCGTCGGAGCACGACTCGAGCCTGGAAAAGTCCGCGCCGATGGACTCCGACCACTCGGATGAAGGCAACATGGAGGGACATCAGTTCTACCGGAACCCACACGCTATGGATAATG ATATGTCTGGACTGGACAATGGAGTGCGACGTTATCGAACGGCGTTTACTAAGGAGCAGATCGGCTTGTTGGAACGTGAATTCAGCAAGGAAAACTACGTCAGCAGACCAAAACGTTGTGAGCTCGCTAAACAGCTCAATCTCCCCGAGAGTACTATCaag gTTTGGTTCCAAAACCGTCGTATGAAGGACAAGCGTCAGAGGATGGCAATCACGTGGCCGTATGGAATCGCCCCAGATCCCCAGATCTATGCATACCTCGCGGCCGCCGCCGCCACCTACCCGTACGCCCTTCCCAACCCGGCATCACCCTACCCATCATTTCCTCATCCGGGTCTATACCAGTCGCCAGCGTCTTCTGCTTTCTCGCCACTTACAGCACCGGCAGCTCACATGAAACCCATGTTTGACACTCTGCCACCATTTCCTGGTTCCCTAGGTGTACCATCATCTCTCGACCGACTGCCTACGTCACTTCCGACATCATCAGAACACGCAACAATGGACTCGCTATCTCATAGATATAAAGCTGAAAGTGCATCGTTAAATGGATTTCCATCTATGTCAACACTAAAGTCCTCGTGCCCATGCGGTCTTCCCACATGCTCGTTATCCAATGGAATTCATCCTAGCTTTCCTACGTCTCTTCCGTCTTCCCTTCCGGGCGGCCTTCATCCCGCTCTTCATTCATCTTTGTCTACGTCACTTCCAGGATTCATGACGTCACCACTTAACCCACTTTTCTCTAAGGGAGACATGGGCAAACACTAA